The nucleotide sequence TCATAATTGTATCCTGCTTATTTGAATTTAGTGAATATCAATTTTCATCGCCAGAATCTCCAAGGTCATCTAGTAACTCTTGATAAATGCCAAAACGTAGTTTGTAATCTTCATCATTTTCTAAATCTATAAATTGTCTAGACTTAGGCATAGGAATAATATTACTTTGATTTTCTGAAGACTGTTCAGAGTGGTCTAGAACCGTAAAGACAGATTTTGACGATTTTTGGCTGTTGTTTCTCTGTTTCAATCGTTCACTATCTTTTTCAGCTTGTTTATTTTTACGAAGATCAGTTAAACGTTCTTTTTTACTAAGTGTTGAAGAAGGTTTTTTTGCATCTGCCCGAGCAATAATTGATTCAATATGTTCTTCAAGGTTTGCTTGAGACCTATTGGTTTTTAGATTTTGAGCGGCTTTTGTTTTCTTTTGTTCGTGTTGAACCTGCCAAACTTCCCAAAAACTACAGCCCATGAATTCTCTAGATCTTGGAGAAATTGTAGCTTCCCAATAATCTAAACTATGCTCCTGATAAAACACATAAATTATTTCTGCATTACTTGGATCATAAGCCACTTGAAATGATTCTGGACGAGAAATAGATTTTTTACGATGCATCCAGCCTTGTTTATATATTTCAGGGCAATTATAAAATACTCCAAACATTTTTAGGCCAAGGTCAGACAAGGTCGCTTTAATTTTAGGTAATAAAGCAACACGTAATGCTTTTTCAGAAACTTGTTTTAACTGACCCACACGATGTTGTATTCCCCAATTCCATAAATGAATAGGAACTAAAGGCAAATCGCTAGGCATATCTATATCACGATCATAAGTTGTCAATTGATGTGATGTATTATGTGCAAGTATTGAACCAATAATGATCTGCTTAAATTCAGTTATAGTAAGTGTTGCATCTAACCGGTAGTCAGAGCCCCCACGTTTTTTTTCTTTAACCTGTTGTACTACACCAGAAGCAAAAGGCTTAAATTTTGTCTGAATAGTTCTGAAATAACGTTCAACAATTGGTTTTAAATCTCCACGATAAGGTGCAGTATTTTCGATACGAATAGAAAAGTTATATTCTAAAGCTTCAATCTGATGCCCTAATAATTCTCCTCGATCTGCTAAAATAGCATCGGGTAATCCAATACATGGCCAGTCATCATATGTAATTTCATAACCATATTGTTTGCATAACTCAACTTTATCTGTCATGGCGACTTGTAGAGCTTGCATTGCAGTTACATAGGAGGCATTTTCAAATCCAATATAGAAACCAACCACCATTCTACTAAATACGTCAGCAACTAAATAAATAGTGGGTCTTCCGACAATACAGGCACGATCTGAATCTGATACAAGATAAATATCAGCAATTGTTGCATCAATTTCATAGCGAGAACCTGGCCCTAGGACTTGGGTGTTGACAGTTGAATGGAGCTCTCGGATGTCTTTTGCATAGATAATTGGATTGGTTCGAGCAGTAAGTTGAGTTACTTTTGGAAACTCACGCTCATAAAAATATTTAAATTGCCAGATGGTCGGAATTTCGCTATCAGCAGTATCTGGAAATAATGAATGATACATCGTAGAAAATTTACGATAGGCATAACTCAAAGAATATTTATCCTTCGTTAACATATATTTATTAATATTAATTCTGAAAAGTCGCTCGACATTCTGATCAACTAATGCACCAACACCTTCACTATATTTTCTTGGCCTACCTAGTTTTTTATTTTTTGCAATACGTTTAACACCTTTAGCACCAGAATTGTTATAACTGGGAATAAGTGCATTTGGTGTTTGACCTCGTTGCCAGTATCGACGTGCTAATCTATAAATGGTTTGATGAGTTGTTTTATGCTGCTCAGTAATTATTTTAACAAGGCTAAAACGAATAGATGGATCATAGAAATGCTCATTAGATATGAGTAAATCTATAATGTTCATTCCCATATCACGTTTTTTTTGCTGTACAGAGTCTTCTGTCACATTAATCAAGGAGATATCGGCAAAAGGATCATCGGTTATTTCTGCTTCGCCTACTTCTATGGCTGTAATCAGTTCTTCTTTTTTAATTATAGAGGGATTGGCATTGGGATGATTTAAATCAATCCAGATAATATGAGAAGGAATAATTTTAAGAATTCGGTAATCTTTACCTTGAAACTTATATACACTATTGATTCGAAACATGGCGAATCTCCTTCCATATTTCAAAATTACCTAACTTGATCTCAGAGGCTTTAATCTTTTTATAGTCTTTAGTTATATCGAAAATAAAATAGCGTTGAGCAAGCAGTTCTCGGAGCTCAGCTAAAGACGTACCAATCGTTAAATTATACACTTGATCTATTTTTTTACTTAAAGTAATTAAGTCGAGCTCAGGATACTGTGTAAATATATGAATATAATCGTTTAAACGATTGTAAAATTCAGTACTAGATTCTCTCATGGCTGGATAAAGCCATTTGATGTTATTCAAAATAACGGAAGGAATTTCTTTTTCTGTAAGGATATACCAAGGTGTATCTGTACTTTTCCAATATCTACGCTCAAGCTCTAGTTTTTCAATGATTCTCTCATCCTTTAAGCTATTTGTGTATTTAGTTCGGATGACAAAATTTGGTTGGTTAGTACTTTGACTATTTACATAAAAACTTGAACTTATAGTTTGTAGAGTATCTTTAATTTTGGGGTGAGATATTTGGGCTCCTTCTGAAATTTCGAGCGTAGTGTTGAGAGGCAAGGGGAACTGCTCTCTGATATCAGTAATTAACGGATTCCAGTCTAAAAGTAGAAAAATTGCAAGTTCTAAATCGGATAATAAATGATGGGTGCGTTTCGTTGTATGGCCAAAAACTCGGTGAGAACGACCTTTTGAGCTAACATCTCGTACAGTAATCCATGGCTTATAATCTTTTAGATAGCCTTGACCACGTCCTTCTTTGATCCAGCGTTTCTGCTGATGTTCTGTAACCATAACAAATCGCCCGCTATTCTTTATTTATTCAGAATAGCAGGCGATCAATCTTTAATCAATATGAGATGATACTTTATTACTAAAGATGAAACTATATTACCTAGGGTGATACTTTATTACCTAAATACATTCCCAGCCTCGATTCAATTTTAATTATTCTACAGTAACCGATTTTGCCAGGTTGCGTGGCTGATCCACATCCGTACCACGTAGCACTGCCACATGATAAGAGAGTAACTGCACCGGGATGCTATACACAATCGGTGCCAGTACTGCATTTACTGATGGAATATGTACCACGTGCTTGCGCTCTTTGGCTTTAATACCGCTGTGCTCATCAGCAAACACAAATAGCTCGCCACCACGTGCCTGAACTTCTTCCATATTGGATTTAAGCTTGTCCAGCATGTCATCCTGTGGCGCCAGAATCACCACCGGCATGTCATTGTCGACCAGTGCTAATGGCCCGTGTTTCAGCTCACCTGCAGCATAACCTTCAGCATGAATATATGAAATTTCTTTCAGTTTGAGGGCACCTTCCAGAGCGATCGGGAAATGGGTACCACGGCCCAAAAACAGGCAATGCTGCTTCTCAACAAACAGTTCAGAGAGACGTAAAATTTCATCGTCATGACGCAAGGTATCCAGAATCACTTTAGGCGTATGCCAAAGTTCTGTGGTGATCTCCGTCATTTGTTCTGTAGAAATCGTATTTTTTACAGAACCGATTTTGAGTACCAACAGCATCAATGCAGCAAGCTGGGTAGTAAAAGCTTTGGTTGAAGCCACACCAATTTCAGGGCCTGCTAGTGTCAACAGACTATGCTGGGTTTCACGCACCATCGAAGAGGTCGCCACGTTACAGATGGTCATCGTGGTAATGTCCAGGCCTTTGGCAGTTGCACGTTTTTGCGTATCACGTAATGCAGCTAAAGTATCAGCAGTTTCACCAGATTGGGAAATACACACATATAGCGTGTGATTCACAATCACCGGCGTGCGATAACGGAATTCGCTAGCAATCTCGACCTGGCAAGGTAGATCAATCAGCTGTTCAAACCAGTATTTGGCAATCATGCCGGCATGATAGCTGGTACCACAGGCAATAATCTGGATTTGCTGGATTTTTGAAAAGTCTTGTTCCGCACTGGCAAGGAAGTCTTCGCGCAGGTCATTGCCATTTAAGGCTTGGGAAATGGTCTGTTTAATCGCTTCAGGCTGCTCATAAATTTCTTTGAGCATATAGTGCTTGTATTCACCTTTAGACGCATTGCTGACCGCAGCATCCAGTTCCTTGACCGGACGATCTACCAGTTGACCATCGACAAAGACCTCAATGGTGGTGCGGGTCAAACGGGCAATATCACCTTCTTCCAGGTAGATAAAACGGTTAGTAATTGGAAGTAAGGCTAATTGATCTGAACTAATGAAGTTTTCACCAATCCCGACACCAATCACCAGTGGAGAACCTTCACGCACGGTAATCAGTTCATCCGGGTGGTCAGTATGTACGATGCCCAGGGCATAGGCACCTTTCAATTGCGGAACCACTTGGCGTACAGCTTCTAACAGGCTCGGGGTAGATTTCAGTGCATCATTGATCAGATGGGCAACCACTTCAGTATCAGTCTGTGAGGTAAACACATAGCCCAAAGCTTCAAGATCATCTTTGAGTTCCTGATAGTTTTCGATAATTCCGTTATGCACCACTGCCACATTTTCAGAAATATGCGGATGGGCATTTTCTTCAGTCGGTTTGCCATGGGTCGCCCAGCGTGTATGCGCAATGCCAAGTGAACCACTAATCTGTGATTCATTCACAGCCTGTTCAAGGTTCGCAACCTTACCGACACGGCGTTCACGTAGGACTTGGCTGTTGTTAATGAGTGCCAAACCTGCTGAATCATAACCACGGTATTCCAGGCGTTTTAAACCTTCAATCAAAATATTGGTAATGCTACGTTCTGCAATGCCACCAACGATACCACACATATTTATTCCCCTTATTTCTTGATTTTTTGCGGACGTGGATAGTTTTCTTTGGCAAATTGCTTAGAGCGCTCTACTGCCAAACTGTTGTCTTCCACATCACGGGTAATCGTTGAGCCTGCACCGACTGTGGCGCCATTGCCAATTTTTACAGGTGCCACCAATGAACTGTTCGAGCCAATAAAGGCCTGATCACCAATAATCGTTTTAAACTTGTTCGCACCATCATAATTACAGGTAATGGTTCCTGCACCGATATTAGAACCGGCACCGATTTCAGCATCACCCAGGTAGGTAAAGTGGTTGGCTTTAGAGCCTTGACCAATCGTGGTATTTTTAACTTCAACGAAGTTACCGATATGTACCTCAGCTGCGAGTTTTGCACCCGGACGGAGTCGTGCAAAAGGTCCAATTTGGGTATCTTCCCCAACGATGGCGCTATCTAAAATGCTATATGGCTGAACCTTGGTGCCAGCTGCAATCTTGGTATTCTTGATAATACAGCCGGCGCCAATTTCAACGTTGTCGCCCAGCTCGCAATCACCTTCGATAATCACATTGATATCAATGCGGACATCCTGACCGACAGTTAAATTGCCACGCAAGTCAAAGCGGCTTGGATCAATCAGATGTACACCTTGATGCATTAGCTGTTTGGCTTGATAAGCCTGGAACTGATGCTCTAAAGCAGCGAGCTGCACACGGTCATTTACCCCTTCAACTTCGAAAGCCTGCTCAGGTTCTACCGATGCAACTTGCATACCATCTGCCAAAGCCATCGCCACAATATCGGTCAGGTAATATTCACCCTGCGCATTGTCATTGCTTAAATTTGGCAGCCATTGATGCAACTTGGCATTGCTGACCGCATAAATACCGGTATTGATTTCCTTGATCTGACGTTGGGCATCGTTGGCATCTTTATGTTCAATAATGGCCTGGATCTGACCCTGTTCACGCACAATACGGCCATAACCATTGGCATCCGGCAGGGTAAGGGTCACCAGACCAATACCGGTTTCTGCGGTGGCATCGAGTAATTTTTGCAAGGTCACAGGATTAATGCACGGTACATCGCCGGAAAGAATCAGAGATACGCCGTCGTTAGGCAGTACAGGCAAGGTCATTTGCACCGCATGTCCGGTACCCAGCTGTTCAGCCTGTTTTACCCATTTAATATCCTGTTGTGCAAATGCTGTTTGAACACGGTCACCACCATGACCATAAATCGTAATAATATTATCTGCATTTAATTTTTTTGCCGTTTCAATGACATGACTCAGTAAAGGACGTCCTGCAAGAGGTTGTAATACTTTCGGTAAGCTTGAACGCATGCGCGTGCCTTTACCTGCAGCAAGAATAATAACAGTCGTTGACATGTTCTAATCCTAAATATGGCTTATGCCACTGTGAAGTAAAAATAAAGCAAAATACAAAGAGCCGCCCAAAGACCGGCAATAATGTCATCCAGCATGATGCCGAAGCCACCGTCGACCTGACGGTCAATCACCCGGATCGGCCAAGGTTTCCAGATATCAAATAATCTGAATAGCGCAAAACCGACGAGCAACCATAACCAGTTCATCTGACCTAAGTAGATCAGGGGCAAAAATGTGATGGATTGTCCTGCAAATTCATCCCAGACGATACGTCCATCATCATGTACGCCCATGACTCTAGCAGTATGCCCGCAGATATATATGCCAACCAGAGACATGATGGCAATGGCAAAAACACTGTTTAGAAAACCAAGATGCAGCCAAATAGGGATAAATAAAAGTGCAAAAGCCGAACCAAAGGTACCAGGTGCTTTAGGTGCCAGACCGGAACCAAAACCAACCCCACTAAAGACAATCAGTCGGTCGATCCATGACATGGCTTTAAAATTGATCGCAGGTTTATGCAAAATGTTGATACCCATTAAATTGAAGTAAATGATCTACGCCATTTTTTTCAAAAGTTAAGCCGTGCTGCGGCTGAATTTTTCCGATTATACTAATCGGAACATCAAGTTGTTTTTGCAATAATTTTTGGTAATTTTGCGGGCTTATTGTAAAGCATAACTCGTAATCATCGCCACCAGCGAGGGCATATTGCCATTTTTGCGCATCGTTTAAGGCATGCAGGGCAGGACTGATCGGTAAGTTTTCGAGTTGCAGCTTTGCACCGACTTGAGAAGCTTTGAGAATATGTCCAAGATCTTGTGCCAAACCATCCGAGATATCAATCATGCTATGCGCCAGACCTTTTAAGGCAGCACCGAGCTGACAGCGTGGCGTTGGATAGTCCAGACGTTTTTGCAGTGGATGACCAAGATGCTGTAGTGCAAAAGCTGCATCACCGACAGTTCCACTGACACAGATCAGATCACCCGGTTTTGCCCCTGAGCGTGGCACAGCCTGGCCAATATCCACCCAGCCTAATGCAGTGACAGACAGGGTTAAATGAGGACTCTGAGTGGTATCACCACCGATTAAACTCACCCCAAATTGATCGCAGCAATCATATAGACCCTGACTAAAAGCTTTTAGCCAGTCATGATCAATTTGGGGTAGGCTCAATGCGAGTAAAATACTGTACGGGGTTGCGCCCATCGCGGCAATATCAGATAAATTAACCGCCACAGATTTCCAGCCAATCGCATGCGGATCGGTGTCTATTGGAAAATGGCGTCCAGCAACCAGGGTGTCGGCACAGATGACCAGTTGTTGCTGAGGAGGGGGGGTGAGCAAGGCTGAATCGTCACCGACGCCCAGATCGACAGAATGGGCATTCTTGCGATTGAAATAGGTGTCGATAATCGAAAATTCAGCCATACAACGAATCTACGCTATTAGTTAGACTGCTGTTTTTCTGCTGCACGCAAAGTTGTCGCTAAACGATCCAATACACCATTGATGTATTTATGGCTATCGGCACCGCCAAAATGTTTAGCCAGTTCGATTGCTTCATCTAGAACGACGCGATATGGAATCTCAAGATGTTCTTTGAGTTCATAGGCACCAAGACGAAGGGTTGCAAGCTCAACACCATCCAGTGCTGAAAGTTCGCGATCGAGTACCGGGATTAAGAGCGCATCCAATGCTTCATGATTGGCAACCACTTGAGTCAACAATTCATGATAATAGCTCAGATCCACTTTGTGCATGGCATTTTCCACACGCGTACGTGCTTCAATCTCATGCACCGGATTGTGGCTCATTTGCCATTCATAAATTCCTTGTACAGCAAAGCGACGTGCTTTACGTTTTGCTGCATAAGTTGCTTGAAGTGTTTGCGACATAGCGTTAAATAGCCTTTAACAAGTTAACCATTTCAATCGCAGTCAGGGCAGCTTCGCTACCTTTATTGCCTGCTTTTGTTCCAGAGCGTTCAATCGCTTGTTCAATACTATCCGTAGTGAGTACACCGTTAATGACCGGCAAGCCAGTGTCCAGGCCAACCACGCCTAAACCTTTGGCACATTCGCCTGCAACGAAATCGAAGTGAGGCGTGCTACCACGAATAACGGCGCCAAGCGCGATGATGGCATCGAAACGATCTGAAGCTGCCAGTTTTTTCGCAACTACAGGAAGTTCCCAGGCACCAGGTGCATGAACTACAGTAATATTATCCTCTGATACACCATGACGTTTCAATGTATCAATGGCACCTTCTAACAGATGTTCAACCACAAAGCTGTTAAAACGACCAACTAAAATCGCATAACGGTCTTCGTTCGCGAGATGTAACATACCTTCAATACGGCGAACTGCCATAACAACCTCGATGATTTCTTAAGATGTTTGTTGTGCGGTGATGTATTCTACCACTTCTAAGTTAAAGCCTGACAGGGCATTGAAACGCAATGGAGAGCTCAGCAGCTTCATTTTTTCAACGCCTAGATCACGCAAAATTTGTGCACCCACACCAATGGTCTGATACTGCTGAGACAGTGCAGAATTTGATTTTACATTTTTTGGTGCTTTAAGGGTATCTAATGCTGGACCCAGGTCCTGTAAATGGTGTTGGCCAATCCAGACCAGTACACCACGATCACTGTTGGAAATTTCTTTCAGGGCACGATCCAGGTTCCAGGCCGGCTCGCCATCCTGTTTCTTCAGTTTGAGCAAGTCGCGGGTCGGGTTAAAACCATGTACACGCACTGTGGTCACACCCTCTTTAGGCTCACCTTTGACCAAGGCCAGATGGATATCCGGGTTACCCAGTTCACGATAGCGGTACAGGTCAAAGCTGCCGTATTCAGTATCAATACTTTGCTGATCGATACGCTCAACCGTCTGTTCATTGGTCATGCGGTAATGAATCAGATCGGCAATAGTACCGATTTTCAGGCCATGCTTTTCAGCAAACACTTCAAGATCCGGACGGCGCGCCATGGTGCCATCTTCATTGATGATTTCACAAATGACTGATGCCGGTTCCAGTCCTGCCAAACGGGAAAGATCACAACCTGCCTCAGTATGTCCGGCACGGTGCAAGACACCGCCTGGTTGCGCCATCAGCGGGAAGATATGTCCTGGCTGTACAATATCTGCCGGTTTGGCATGAGCAGCCACAGCAGTTTGAATCGTGTGCGCACGTTCAGCCGGAGAAATACCGGTAGAAATACCTTCAGCCGCTTCAATCGACAGGGTGAAATTGGTCCCATGCTGGGCACCGTTGGCATCTACCATCAACGGCAGATTCAACTGCTGGCAACGCTCTTTACTTAAAGTCAGGCAGACCAGACCACGTGCATGGGTGATCATGAAGTTGATGTCTTCAGGACGTACGTGTGTGGCAGCAATCACTAAATCGCCTTCATTTTCACGGTCTTCATCATCCATCAGGATGACCATTTTTCCTGCACGGATATCTGCTACAAGCTCTTCAACAGTATTGAGCGGCATCAACCTTCACCTTCTTTTTTGATCTTGATCAGACCGAATCATGACATTATTGGGTACATAGTCTAACGCTTTTTGCGCAATTTTGCCTATGCTTATTGCTTTCCCTCTAGTAGTTCATTGTTATACACAGTCTTGATAAACATGAAAAGCCGACTTTAAATGAAAGCCTGGGCTTTATGCAGGTTTTTTGAGCAATTAAAAAGCATAAAAAATGAGAA is from Acinetobacter lwoffii and encodes:
- the ribBA gene encoding bifunctional 3,4-dihydroxy-2-butanone-4-phosphate synthase/GTP cyclohydrolase II, which encodes MPLNTVEELVADIRAGKMVILMDDEDRENEGDLVIAATHVRPEDINFMITHARGLVCLTLSKERCQQLNLPLMVDANGAQHGTNFTLSIEAAEGISTGISPAERAHTIQTAVAAHAKPADIVQPGHIFPLMAQPGGVLHRAGHTEAGCDLSRLAGLEPASVICEIINEDGTMARRPDLEVFAEKHGLKIGTIADLIHYRMTNEQTVERIDQQSIDTEYGSFDLYRYRELGNPDIHLALVKGEPKEGVTTVRVHGFNPTRDLLKLKKQDGEPAWNLDRALKEISNSDRGVLVWIGQHHLQDLGPALDTLKAPKNVKSNSALSQQYQTIGVGAQILRDLGVEKMKLLSSPLRFNALSGFNLEVVEYITAQQTS
- the nusB gene encoding transcription antitermination factor NusB, producing the protein MSQTLQATYAAKRKARRFAVQGIYEWQMSHNPVHEIEARTRVENAMHKVDLSYYHELLTQVVANHEALDALLIPVLDRELSALDGVELATLRLGAYELKEHLEIPYRVVLDEAIELAKHFGGADSHKYINGVLDRLATTLRAAEKQQSN
- the glmS gene encoding glutamine--fructose-6-phosphate transaminase (isomerizing), which gives rise to MCGIVGGIAERSITNILIEGLKRLEYRGYDSAGLALINNSQVLRERRVGKVANLEQAVNESQISGSLGIAHTRWATHGKPTEENAHPHISENVAVVHNGIIENYQELKDDLEALGYVFTSQTDTEVVAHLINDALKSTPSLLEAVRQVVPQLKGAYALGIVHTDHPDELITVREGSPLVIGVGIGENFISSDQLALLPITNRFIYLEEGDIARLTRTTIEVFVDGQLVDRPVKELDAAVSNASKGEYKHYMLKEIYEQPEAIKQTISQALNGNDLREDFLASAEQDFSKIQQIQIIACGTSYHAGMIAKYWFEQLIDLPCQVEIASEFRYRTPVIVNHTLYVCISQSGETADTLAALRDTQKRATAKGLDITTMTICNVATSSMVRETQHSLLTLAGPEIGVASTKAFTTQLAALMLLVLKIGSVKNTISTEQMTEITTELWHTPKVILDTLRHDDEILRLSELFVEKQHCLFLGRGTHFPIALEGALKLKEISYIHAEGYAAGELKHGPLALVDNDMPVVILAPQDDMLDKLKSNMEEVQARGGELFVFADEHSGIKAKERKHVVHIPSVNAVLAPIVYSIPVQLLSYHVAVLRGTDVDQPRNLAKSVTVE
- the glmU gene encoding bifunctional UDP-N-acetylglucosamine diphosphorylase/glucosamine-1-phosphate N-acetyltransferase GlmU, whose protein sequence is MSTTVIILAAGKGTRMRSSLPKVLQPLAGRPLLSHVIETAKKLNADNIITIYGHGGDRVQTAFAQQDIKWVKQAEQLGTGHAVQMTLPVLPNDGVSLILSGDVPCINPVTLQKLLDATAETGIGLVTLTLPDANGYGRIVREQGQIQAIIEHKDANDAQRQIKEINTGIYAVSNAKLHQWLPNLSNDNAQGEYYLTDIVAMALADGMQVASVEPEQAFEVEGVNDRVQLAALEHQFQAYQAKQLMHQGVHLIDPSRFDLRGNLTVGQDVRIDINVIIEGDCELGDNVEIGAGCIIKNTKIAAGTKVQPYSILDSAIVGEDTQIGPFARLRPGAKLAAEVHIGNFVEVKNTTIGQGSKANHFTYLGDAEIGAGSNIGAGTITCNYDGANKFKTIIGDQAFIGSNSSLVAPVKIGNGATVGAGSTITRDVEDNSLAVERSKQFAKENYPRPQKIKK
- a CDS encoding heteromeric transposase endonuclease subunit TnsA, with the translated sequence MVTEHQQKRWIKEGRGQGYLKDYKPWITVRDVSSKGRSHRVFGHTTKRTHHLLSDLELAIFLLLDWNPLITDIREQFPLPLNTTLEISEGAQISHPKIKDTLQTISSSFYVNSQSTNQPNFVIRTKYTNSLKDERIIEKLELERRYWKSTDTPWYILTEKEIPSVILNNIKWLYPAMRESSTEFYNRLNDYIHIFTQYPELDLITLSKKIDQVYNLTIGTSLAELRELLAQRYFIFDITKDYKKIKASEIKLGNFEIWKEIRHVSNQ
- a CDS encoding DDE-type integrase/transposase/recombinase — its product is MFRINSVYKFQGKDYRILKIIPSHIIWIDLNHPNANPSIIKKEELITAIEVGEAEITDDPFADISLINVTEDSVQQKKRDMGMNIIDLLISNEHFYDPSIRFSLVKIITEQHKTTHQTIYRLARRYWQRGQTPNALIPSYNNSGAKGVKRIAKNKKLGRPRKYSEGVGALVDQNVERLFRININKYMLTKDKYSLSYAYRKFSTMYHSLFPDTADSEIPTIWQFKYFYEREFPKVTQLTARTNPIIYAKDIRELHSTVNTQVLGPGSRYEIDATIADIYLVSDSDRACIVGRPTIYLVADVFSRMVVGFYIGFENASYVTAMQALQVAMTDKVELCKQYGYEITYDDWPCIGLPDAILADRGELLGHQIEALEYNFSIRIENTAPYRGDLKPIVERYFRTIQTKFKPFASGVVQQVKEKKRGGSDYRLDATLTITEFKQIIIGSILAHNTSHQLTTYDRDIDMPSDLPLVPIHLWNWGIQHRVGQLKQVSEKALRVALLPKIKATLSDLGLKMFGVFYNCPEIYKQGWMHRKKSISRPESFQVAYDPSNAEIIYVFYQEHSLDYWEATISPRSREFMGCSFWEVWQVQHEQKKTKAAQNLKTNRSQANLEEHIESIIARADAKKPSSTLSKKERLTDLRKNKQAEKDSERLKQRNNSQKSSKSVFTVLDHSEQSSENQSNIIPMPKSRQFIDLENDEDYKLRFGIYQELLDDLGDSGDEN
- the ribE gene encoding 6,7-dimethyl-8-ribityllumazine synthase, producing the protein MAVRRIEGMLHLANEDRYAILVGRFNSFVVEHLLEGAIDTLKRHGVSEDNITVVHAPGAWELPVVAKKLAASDRFDAIIALGAVIRGSTPHFDFVAGECAKGLGVVGLDTGLPVINGVLTTDSIEQAIERSGTKAGNKGSEAALTAIEMVNLLKAI
- a CDS encoding phosphatidylglycerophosphatase A family protein; protein product: MGINILHKPAINFKAMSWIDRLIVFSGVGFGSGLAPKAPGTFGSAFALLFIPIWLHLGFLNSVFAIAIMSLVGIYICGHTARVMGVHDDGRIVWDEFAGQSITFLPLIYLGQMNWLWLLVGFALFRLFDIWKPWPIRVIDRQVDGGFGIMLDDIIAGLWAALCILLYFYFTVA
- the thiL gene encoding thiamine-phosphate kinase is translated as MAEFSIIDTYFNRKNAHSVDLGVGDDSALLTPPPQQQLVICADTLVAGRHFPIDTDPHAIGWKSVAVNLSDIAAMGATPYSILLALSLPQIDHDWLKAFSQGLYDCCDQFGVSLIGGDTTQSPHLTLSVTALGWVDIGQAVPRSGAKPGDLICVSGTVGDAAFALQHLGHPLQKRLDYPTPRCQLGAALKGLAHSMIDISDGLAQDLGHILKASQVGAKLQLENLPISPALHALNDAQKWQYALAGGDDYELCFTISPQNYQKLLQKQLDVPISIIGKIQPQHGLTFEKNGVDHLLQFNGYQHFA